In Methanocella paludicola SANAE, the sequence AGAAAAAGGAAAGCTGCCATGTCCTCGCCAACAGCCTCATACGGGACGTCTTCGGCAACCTCATCGGGAACGCCATCAAGCACTCCGAAGGCCGAAAGCCCGTCGAGATCGATATCCGTCAGGATACCATGGTCGAGAACGGAAAAGATTATTGCCGTGTCGCCATCGAGGATAACGGCCCGGGCATCCCCGACCAGCTCAAGCAGAAGCTGTTCCACCGCTTCCAGCGGGGCGATACGCACGCCCATGGCAAAGGCCTGGGGCTATACCTGGTAAGGACCCTCGTCGAGGACTACCATGGCCGGGCCTGGGTCGAGGACCGGGTGCCGGGTGACCACACAAAGGGCTCCCGGTTCGTGGTCATTTTACCGCTGGCCGGTAACTGACAGCATATTTTATACCTTTTGGCCAAATCGTCCAACTGTGGCGCAATAGTTGGATGATGGGGCGAGAAATCATTTATATGTCACCCGATAAAGTACTGGTTGTAGCATTGCTACAACATACCTTAACCCCCCAAGATCAAGAACAATAAAAACGATGCCGAGGCCAGGGGCCTCGGCATGTGAGAAATGGAGATGTATTGACGTATGAACGAAAACGTTTGCCTCTACAGGGGTGATGCGAGAAAGCCCTCCGGCAGTACCAGGATTTGATCACCTCATACTAACCTCCTATTTTTTTCTGGTCCTCTACTCACCGTTTTCTTGCGGAAAGCCTTTTATGATACTATCGAAAACTAGTATACAATTATGGCCGATGAGGTGAGGGGCGCTACCATTCATTATTTTTCGGGTACGGGTAACACTTTCCGGGCAGCATCAATTGTAAAGAAAAAGCTCGAAGATAACAGGTACCGGGTCCGGCTCTGGAACGTTGAAAAGGGCATGAATAATTCATCTGACAGCCTTGACATTTTTGCTTTTCCCGTATATGCCTATGATGTCCCCGAGATCATGATGCGATACATACATGGCCTTGCGCCGGTAAAGAAAAAGAAGGCGGCGGTCATCGCAGTCCATGGTATGCTCTGGCAAAAGCCCGTAATACCGGGCGATGGCGGCGACCCGGGATACTCTTTCGAGCACGCACGATGGGCTCTATCAAGAAAGGGCTATGACGTATCCTTTACCATGGCGGTCGGTTATCCTCACAGCATATCGATGCTGATCAGCACGCCGCCTCCCGCTGAGATAAGTAAGATACGGCAATCATCAGATAATCGTGTGGAATCGTTCGCGGAAAAAATAGCCGCCGGAACTAGAAGCCTGCAAAAATGCGGCTTACTTCCGATCGCCTATTCCATTTTCCCCGGCATAATTTTCAGCATCTTCGGCCGGCGTGGCCTCGGAAAGCTCTATGTGGCCGACACGGCCTGTATCAAGTGCGGTAAATGCGTTGCGTCCTGCCCGGTAAAAGCTATTCGATTTTCGCTGGGG encodes:
- a CDS encoding EFR1 family ferrodoxin (N-terminal region resembles flavodoxins. C-terminal ferrodoxin region binds two 4Fe-4S clusters.): MADEVRGATIHYFSGTGNTFRAASIVKKKLEDNRYRVRLWNVEKGMNNSSDSLDIFAFPVYAYDVPEIMMRYIHGLAPVKKKKAAVIAVHGMLWQKPVIPGDGGDPGYSFEHARWALSRKGYDVSFTMAVGYPHSISMLISTPPPAEISKIRQSSDNRVESFAEKIAAGTRSLQKCGLLPIAYSIFPGIIFSIFGRRGLGKLYVADTACIKCGKCVASCPVKAIRFSLGHPRWGWKCQGCQRCINICPQKAVQASLPRAFAMIAGLFIPWNMFAFNLISATHPSGISGTALEIAAWALLYLIFLFIADKLIFVMEVIPIVGKVMSLNLSSPNRRYMDPLFTSVINEDTAEKAEIKIP